One window of Nitrospirota bacterium genomic DNA carries:
- a CDS encoding isoamylase early set domain-containing protein, which translates to MKKAIEKKAYSATLSAPAKKTSSAKPRKAAEPKSLKKQYSKSESICKVSFRLPKEAAHGAQMVTVVGDFNNWNLTENQMKKLKNGDFTLTLDLPCNREYRFRYLIDSNHWENDWFADKYIPNDFGTEDSVVVI; encoded by the coding sequence ATGAAAAAAGCAATAGAAAAGAAAGCATACAGCGCCACATTGTCCGCGCCTGCCAAAAAGACATCATCTGCAAAACCCAGGAAGGCAGCAGAACCAAAGAGCCTGAAAAAGCAGTATTCAAAATCAGAAAGCATCTGCAAGGTCTCATTCCGCCTGCCTAAAGAAGCGGCGCACGGGGCCCAGATGGTCACAGTTGTAGGAGATTTCAACAACTGGAACCTTACCGAGAACCAGATGAAGAAACTCAAGAATGGCGACTTTACGCTGACCCTTGACCTCCCCTGCAACAGGGAATACAGGTTCAGGTATCTCATTGACTCCAACCACTGGGAAAACGACTGGTTTGCAGATAAATATATTCCCAATGATTTCGGAACTGAAGATTCGGTAGTGGTAATCTGA
- a CDS encoding thioredoxin domain-containing protein produces the protein MNRLSKEKSAYLKHSASQKIEWYPWSEEPFEKARLEDKPIFLSSGAVWCHWCHVMAEECFYDDEIAGLLNDNFISIKLDRDERPDIDRRYQIAVAAMGSGGGWPLSVFLTPDKVPFFGGTYFPAEEKLGRPSFKKVLRAVDELYRRQKDDISEYTEKLMNALKTAPVLAGDINESLLDGEVTDMLSEFDPQNGGFGTAPKFPMPGALEFLLGRYVLSNNESAGYTVRKTLEAMALGGFYDQTGGGFHRYSTDKAWIIPHFEKMSDDNAWLLRNYINAYSVFGDGLFSEVAKGTLNFIRDVLSNPDGGFYVSQDADVTPADEGGYFTWTDDEFRKTLNDEEYKVLSLYWMNDAGAMHHDESKKVLFVAMGAEEIAGKTGKDVKEVSAIIKSGKSKLLKERNQRQTPFIDKTFYTSVNGMLISAFLLGYKVFKDDSLKEFALKSLEKIMKLRFIENRLFHTEGVKALLDDYAYIIDALISAYEVTGKASYLKQADGLMKLCMENLWDSEDGGFFDTDEHLLGMKIKGIEDIPHPSANSILIIQMLKLSFMINNDGYLRYAEKALKLFSSKAKNIGIHSGYYFCALDAFFNSVKLTLNTPASSDLSSAALSSPNPHKIIVYGDDKGYVVPCKKNVCYEPVSDSAALKSLLIKRNI, from the coding sequence ATGAACAGGCTCTCCAAAGAAAAGTCCGCTTACCTGAAACATTCCGCCAGCCAAAAGATCGAGTGGTATCCATGGTCTGAGGAGCCTTTTGAGAAGGCAAGGCTTGAAGACAAACCAATATTTTTAAGCTCCGGCGCAGTATGGTGCCACTGGTGTCATGTGATGGCGGAGGAATGTTTTTATGATGACGAGATCGCCGGACTCCTTAATGATAATTTCATAAGCATAAAACTCGACAGGGACGAACGCCCGGACATAGACAGGAGATACCAGATCGCGGTCGCGGCAATGGGCTCAGGCGGCGGATGGCCTCTCAGCGTCTTTCTCACTCCGGACAAAGTCCCTTTTTTCGGCGGGACGTATTTCCCGGCTGAAGAAAAACTCGGCAGGCCAAGCTTCAAAAAAGTATTGAGGGCGGTCGATGAGCTTTACCGGAGGCAGAAAGACGATATCTCCGAATACACTGAGAAGCTGATGAACGCTTTAAAAACCGCGCCGGTATTGGCAGGCGACATAAACGAGTCCCTCCTTGACGGCGAAGTGACGGACATGCTCTCTGAATTCGACCCGCAGAATGGGGGCTTTGGCACTGCGCCGAAATTCCCGATGCCCGGCGCATTGGAGTTTCTTCTCGGCAGATATGTCCTGTCTAATAATGAATCCGCAGGATACACTGTCAGGAAAACTCTCGAAGCAATGGCGCTTGGCGGATTTTACGATCAGACCGGCGGAGGGTTTCACAGGTATTCAACCGACAAGGCCTGGATAATCCCGCACTTTGAAAAAATGTCGGACGACAACGCATGGCTTCTCAGGAATTACATAAACGCGTATTCTGTTTTTGGTGATGGGCTTTTCAGCGAGGTTGCAAAGGGGACGCTTAATTTCATCCGTGACGTTCTGTCAAATCCCGACGGCGGATTTTATGTCAGCCAGGATGCCGATGTCACTCCTGCTGATGAAGGCGGATATTTTACATGGACGGACGATGAGTTCAGGAAAACGCTCAATGACGAAGAGTACAAGGTGCTCTCCCTTTATTGGATGAACGACGCCGGGGCGATGCATCATGACGAATCCAAGAAAGTTTTGTTTGTCGCAATGGGCGCAGAAGAAATTGCCGGAAAAACCGGAAAGGACGTAAAGGAAGTTTCAGCGATAATCAAAAGCGGGAAATCAAAATTGCTTAAAGAAAGAAATCAGAGGCAGACACCTTTTATCGATAAGACATTCTACACGTCAGTAAACGGGATGCTGATATCTGCTTTTTTACTTGGTTATAAGGTGTTCAAAGACGATAGTCTGAAGGAATTCGCACTTAAGAGCCTTGAGAAAATAATGAAGCTGCGCTTTATTGAAAACAGGCTCTTCCACACTGAAGGGGTAAAAGCCCTGCTGGATGACTACGCATATATTATAGACGCCCTGATCTCAGCATATGAAGTTACAGGCAAAGCCTCATACCTTAAGCAGGCGGATGGACTCATGAAATTGTGCATGGAAAATTTATGGGACAGTGAAGATGGCGGTTTTTTTGATACGGATGAGCACCTTCTCGGAATGAAGATAAAAGGCATTGAGGACATACCGCACCCATCGGCGAATTCAATTCTTATAATACAGATGCTCAAGCTGTCCTTCATGATTAATAATGACGGGTATCTTCGCTATGCGGAAAAGGCTTTAAAATTATTTTCGTCAAAGGCAAAGAATATCGGCATTCATTCAGGATATTATTTCTGCGCTCTTGACGCCTTCTTTAATTCAGTCAAACTCACGCTCAATACGCCGGCGTCATCCGACCTGTCATCCGCCGCTTTATCATCACCCAACCCGCATAAAATTATTGTTTACGGAGATGATAAAGGTTATGTTGTCCCCTGCAAGAAAAATGTTTGCTACGAGCCTGTTTCTGATTCGGCTGCTCTCAAGTCTTTACTAATCAAAAGAAATATCTGA
- a CDS encoding PAS domain S-box protein has translation MSQDKNAEGEPGQSEELLRKVLEILPVGVWITDKDGNIVQGNSASKRIWEGARYIGIEKYGEYKGWWLDTGKKIEPDEWAAARAIEKGETSIEEEVEIECFDGSRKIILNSALPIRNEQDEIMGTIIVNQDITERKKAEKTLIEQSRILEAFFSHTITPLVILDRKFNFIRVNEAYAKAGQRDVSEFPGHNHFEFYPSDAKAIFEQVVETKTPYQTIARPFVYPDHPEWGVTYWNWNLTPLLDNQNEVEFLVFSLEDVTERKKAEQQIMQQNELLNNILEAVTHPFYVIDANDYTVRLANSAARAIRVPGKTTCYALSHQKKEPCDDKDHPCVIKKIKETGKSETVEHIHYDKDGTPRIIEIHGYPVFDSGGNIIQVIEYNLDITERRRAEKLMHEAGAYNRSLIEASLDPLVTIGPDGKITDVNAATEAVTGYVREKLIGADFSEYFTEPEKARAGYRKVFQEGKVRDYPLEIQHRDGHITSVLYNASVYRDAAGEIVGVFAAARDITERMQAEKVSHLLSSIVQYSSDAIIGKTLDGKITSWNRGAEKIYGYRENEIIGKLITILFPDERKAEELQIIDKLSRGEYIEHYETERKRKDGQMISVSLTISPIKDTEGRIVGASTITRDITERKKAEEEIRKLNEELEQRVKERTAELEMKNAELERLNKLFVGRELRMIELKEKIAELDNALNKGRVINLQ, from the coding sequence ATGTCACAAGACAAAAACGCAGAGGGCGAACCCGGACAGAGCGAAGAGCTGCTGCGGAAAGTCCTTGAGATATTGCCCGTTGGTGTCTGGATAACGGACAAGGACGGCAATATCGTGCAAGGCAATTCAGCAAGCAAAAGGATATGGGAGGGCGCCCGGTACATCGGAATTGAAAAATACGGCGAGTATAAAGGCTGGTGGCTGGATACCGGGAAGAAAATTGAGCCTGATGAATGGGCTGCTGCGCGGGCAATTGAAAAAGGAGAAACATCTATCGAGGAGGAAGTGGAGATCGAATGTTTTGACGGGAGCCGCAAGATCATTCTCAATTCCGCCCTGCCTATCAGGAATGAACAGGATGAGATAATGGGAACGATCATCGTCAATCAGGACATCACGGAACGCAAGAAAGCGGAGAAGACACTGATCGAACAATCGAGGATTTTAGAAGCTTTTTTCAGTCACACGATTACTCCGTTAGTAATTCTCGACAGAAAATTTAATTTCATCAGGGTTAACGAGGCTTATGCTAAAGCAGGTCAACGGGATGTCTCGGAATTCCCCGGGCACAACCATTTCGAATTTTACCCTTCAGATGCCAAGGCGATATTTGAACAGGTAGTTGAGACAAAAACCCCTTATCAAACAATCGCAAGACCTTTTGTCTATCCAGATCATCCCGAATGGGGCGTGACTTACTGGAATTGGAACCTGACCCCCCTTTTAGACAATCAAAATGAAGTGGAATTTTTGGTCTTTTCTCTTGAAGATGTCACTGAGCGCAAAAAGGCGGAGCAGCAGATCATGCAGCAAAATGAACTCCTGAATAATATACTTGAAGCAGTGACTCATCCCTTCTATGTCATTGATGCTAATGATTATACAGTCAGGCTTGCAAATTCAGCGGCACGGGCAATCAGAGTTCCCGGTAAGACAACGTGTTATGCATTAAGCCATCAGAAAAAAGAACCGTGCGATGACAAAGACCATCCTTGCGTGATCAAGAAAATAAAAGAAACGGGAAAATCAGAAACCGTCGAACACATACACTATGATAAGGATGGGACTCCCAGAATTATAGAGATTCACGGGTATCCCGTCTTTGACAGCGGGGGGAATATCATCCAGGTCATTGAATACAATCTGGATATTACAGAGCGCAGACGGGCTGAAAAGTTAATGCATGAGGCCGGAGCTTATAACAGGAGCTTGATCGAGGCCAGCCTTGATCCGCTGGTTACTATCGGACCGGACGGCAAGATCACCGATGTGAATGCCGCGACAGAGGCAGTAACAGGTTACGTCAGGGAGAAGTTGATCGGCGCTGACTTCTCAGAATATTTCACAGAGCCTGAGAAGGCCCGTGCAGGATACCGGAAGGTCTTTCAGGAAGGCAAGGTGCGTGACTATCCGCTGGAGATCCAGCACAGGGACGGGCATATAACGTCAGTATTATACAATGCCTCTGTATACCGGGACGCGGCCGGAGAAATTGTGGGAGTATTTGCGGCCGCGCGCGATATCACGGAGCGCATGCAGGCAGAGAAAGTATCGCATCTTCTCAGCTCCATTGTGCAATATTCCAGTGACGCGATCATAGGGAAGACCCTTGACGGGAAAATAACAAGCTGGAACCGCGGCGCGGAAAAAATATACGGCTACCGTGAGAATGAAATTATCGGTAAACTCATAACGATCCTCTTCCCCGATGAGCGCAAAGCAGAAGAGCTGCAAATTATCGATAAACTCAGCCGTGGTGAGTATATTGAACATTACGAGACCGAGCGGAAAAGAAAGGACGGCCAGATGATCAGCGTATCGCTGACCATTTCGCCTATTAAAGATACGGAAGGCAGGATCGTCGGCGCCTCGACGATCACCCGTGATATCACTGAACGCAAAAAGGCGGAAGAAGAGATCCGCAAGCTCAATGAAGAACTGGAGCAGCGGGTGAAAGAAAGGACAGCAGAGCTCGAAATGAAGAATGCGGAGCTGGAACGTTTAAATAAATTGTTCGTGGGCAGAGAACTGCGGATGATAGAGCTGAAGGAAAAGATCGCAGAGTTAGACAACGCATTGAATAAAGGGAGGGTCATAAATTTACAATGA
- a CDS encoding ferritin family protein, with the protein MNAIEIAIKMETDAIKFYQEAADKMAHAVGKKMFLSVREDEKRHLEVLSQIMKGLDIKSSDVSPMKKIKTVFEEMKDEMLHKVEATTDELEAFKIAMGMEKEGVEFYRKSVEGAKTGKEKDLFERLIKEEQQHYDIFANTYFFLSDTGSWFMWEEHSIVDGGTPWA; encoded by the coding sequence ATGAACGCTATAGAGATTGCCATTAAGATGGAAACGGACGCAATAAAGTTTTACCAGGAAGCGGCTGATAAAATGGCCCACGCTGTCGGGAAAAAGATGTTCCTGTCTGTAAGGGAAGACGAGAAGAGACACCTTGAGGTCCTCTCGCAGATAATGAAGGGGCTGGATATAAAATCCAGTGATGTAAGCCCCATGAAAAAAATAAAAACTGTGTTTGAAGAGATGAAGGACGAAATGCTGCACAAGGTTGAGGCGACCACAGACGAGCTTGAGGCCTTCAAGATCGCGATGGGTATGGAGAAGGAAGGCGTCGAGTTTTACAGAAAGTCCGTCGAGGGTGCGAAGACCGGAAAGGAAAAAGATCTGTTTGAGAGACTGATTAAAGAAGAGCAGCAGCATTACGATATCTTCGCAAACACATATTTTTTCCTTTCTGACACAGGCAGCTGGTTTATGTGGGAAGAGCACAGCATCGTCGATGGAGGCACGCCCTGGGCGTAA
- a CDS encoding superoxide dismutase: protein MPYTAKDYGKLLGMQGFSETLLKNHFTLYQGYVTNTNKVLDTLDQMLKDGKTGTPEFAELKRRLGWEFNGMRLHEYYFENLGGKDEINKNGALAKKMAQDFGSYEAWEKDFRATGAMRGIGWIALYQDSASGRLINFWINEHDVSHPAGCKLVLIMDVFEHAFMIDYGLKRADYIEAFFKNIDWNAAEGRIK from the coding sequence ATGCCATATACTGCTAAAGACTACGGCAAGCTTTTAGGGATGCAGGGGTTCAGTGAAACACTTTTGAAAAACCACTTCACACTTTATCAGGGTTACGTGACCAATACCAACAAGGTGCTTGACACGCTGGACCAGATGCTGAAAGACGGCAAGACCGGGACCCCGGAGTTTGCTGAATTAAAGAGGAGGCTCGGCTGGGAATTTAACGGCATGAGGCTGCACGAGTATTACTTTGAAAACCTCGGCGGCAAAGACGAGATCAACAAGAACGGCGCGCTTGCCAAAAAGATGGCCCAGGATTTCGGCAGCTATGAAGCGTGGGAAAAGGATTTCCGCGCGACCGGCGCGATGAGGGGAATCGGATGGATTGCGCTTTACCAGGACTCCGCCAGCGGCAGGCTCATCAACTTCTGGATAAACGAGCACGATGTCTCGCATCCGGCAGGCTGTAAACTCGTCCTGATAATGGATGTTTTTGAACACGCCTTTATGATTGATTACGGCCTGAAAAGGGCGGACTACATTGAAGCATTCTTCAAGAACATTGACTGGAACGCGGCGGAAGGGAGAATAAAATAA
- a CDS encoding ferritin family protein, translating into MITGKEDLLNSLIEAFLMEKGTKEFYAHASDKSVSGDAKKTFKELSDWEQKHMDFIQSLYQSVNGDIELRSFEEFNKRTGAPMTEAGIPVKDLEAKIEKYQIKDERAALTLAMEIEGKAYNLYRKLSQSAKDTNAKVVFEEMMAQEMKHVDHLKDLRLKLVKVY; encoded by the coding sequence ATGATAACCGGGAAAGAGGACTTGCTTAACTCGCTTATTGAAGCCTTCCTGATGGAGAAGGGGACAAAGGAATTCTATGCCCATGCATCCGACAAGTCGGTCAGCGGCGATGCCAAAAAAACATTCAAAGAGCTTTCCGACTGGGAGCAGAAGCATATGGACTTTATCCAGTCTTTGTACCAGTCGGTAAACGGCGACATTGAGCTAAGAAGTTTCGAGGAGTTTAATAAAAGGACCGGGGCCCCTATGACTGAAGCCGGCATTCCGGTAAAAGACCTTGAGGCAAAGATCGAGAAGTATCAGATAAAGGACGAAAGAGCGGCGCTCACGTTAGCAATGGAAATAGAGGGCAAGGCTTATAATCTTTACCGCAAGCTGTCCCAAAGCGCAAAAGACACAAACGCGAAAGTCGTCTTTGAGGAGATGATGGCACAGGAAATGAAGCACGTTGATCATCTAAAAGACCTGAGACTGAAACTCGTGAAGGTATATTAA
- a CDS encoding TusE/DsrC/DsvC family sulfur relay protein produces MPVIEYGGVKIKLDEEGYLLNFDDWSEKTACGLAEHEGIEELSKDRLEIIKFMREYYTKFKAFPILGAVCKNVHQPKDCVNEDFIDPVKAWKIAGLPKPSEEVISYLKR; encoded by the coding sequence ATGCCCGTAATTGAATACGGCGGAGTAAAAATCAAGCTTGACGAAGAAGGATATCTTTTAAATTTTGACGACTGGAGTGAAAAAACAGCGTGTGGCCTGGCTGAGCATGAAGGCATTGAAGAGCTTTCAAAAGACAGGCTGGAGATTATAAAATTCATGAGGGAATATTATACGAAGTTCAAGGCCTTTCCCATCCTGGGCGCTGTCTGCAAAAATGTGCATCAGCCCAAAGACTGTGTCAATGAAGATTTCATTGATCCTGTCAAGGCATGGAAGATCGCGGGGCTTCCCAAACCGTCGGAAGAAGTTATTTCATATCTGAAACGGTGA